In a genomic window of Helianthus annuus cultivar XRQ/B chromosome 10, HanXRQr2.0-SUNRISE, whole genome shotgun sequence:
- the LOC110883819 gene encoding membrane-anchored ubiquitin-fold protein 6 → MAAEELIEVKFRLADGTDIGPSKYSSVTTVGSLKEKIVSQWPKDKENGPKSINDLKLINAGKILENNKTLAESRSPVSEIPGGAITMLVVVRPPTADKNSEKLQDGERKKSGCSCTIL, encoded by the exons ATGGCTGCTGAAGAACTTATTGAAGTCAAGTTTAGGTTAGCTGATGGCACTGATATTGGGCCCAGCAAATACAGTTCTGTCACCACTGTTGGATCTTTGAAAGAAAAGATTGTTTCACAATGGCCCAAAG ACAAAGAAAACGGGCCGAAATCAATAAATGATCTGAAGCTCATAAATGCTGGAAAGATATTGGAAAACAACAAAACGCTTGCAGAATCAAGATCTCCGGTTAGTGAAATCCCGGGAGGCGCCATCACTATGCTTGTTGTCGTGCGTCCTCCAACGGCTGATAAAAACAGCG AAAAGTTGCAGGACGGGGAGCGAAAAAAGAGCGGTTGTTCTTGCACAATCCTGTGA